The following are encoded together in the Mycolicibacterium arabiense genome:
- a CDS encoding LLM class flavin-dependent oxidoreductase, whose product MAEWFLYVPQSRQGLDDLVQKARTAETAGFDGIAFLDHLETPMAPTSPIWEAMTVATWMAAHTERLKIGHLVLCDAFRHPAVLAKQTVTLAEASGGRFELGLGSGSMPDELAKFDLSTASPRERVDALGDTLRALRQYWGADDERAQIPTPSQPIPIVLGGIGPRMLGLVREHADWWNLPATYVDRLPEFLPKIGTAKATVQQMTGFVRSGDDPAATTEKAQRRFGHLGPGLVCGDAQSLGAHFRRLEDQGAQRFYVWFADFAPPETITEFGETVIRG is encoded by the coding sequence ATGGCCGAATGGTTCCTCTACGTCCCGCAGAGCAGGCAGGGCCTCGACGATCTGGTGCAGAAGGCCCGCACCGCGGAGACGGCGGGATTCGACGGCATCGCGTTCCTCGATCACCTCGAGACGCCGATGGCGCCGACCAGTCCCATCTGGGAGGCCATGACCGTCGCGACGTGGATGGCCGCGCACACCGAACGGTTGAAGATCGGCCACCTCGTCCTGTGCGACGCGTTCCGGCACCCCGCCGTGCTGGCCAAGCAGACCGTCACGCTCGCCGAGGCCTCGGGCGGGCGCTTCGAACTCGGACTCGGCTCCGGATCCATGCCCGACGAACTCGCCAAGTTCGACCTCAGCACCGCGTCACCACGCGAACGCGTCGACGCCCTCGGCGACACGCTGCGTGCCCTGCGGCAGTACTGGGGCGCCGACGACGAGCGCGCCCAGATTCCCACGCCCAGCCAACCGATCCCCATCGTGCTCGGCGGCATCGGACCGCGGATGCTCGGCCTGGTCCGCGAACACGCCGACTGGTGGAACCTGCCCGCCACCTACGTCGACCGATTGCCGGAATTCCTGCCGAAGATCGGCACGGCCAAGGCGACGGTGCAGCAGATGACCGGTTTCGTCCGCAGCGGCGACGACCCGGCAGCGACCACCGAGAAGGCGCAACGGCGGTTCGGTCACCTCGGGCCCGGCCTGGTGTGCGGCGACGCCCAGTCGCTCGGCGCCCACTTCCGCAGGCTCGAAGACCAGGGCGCACAACGCTTCTACGTGTGGTTCGCCGACTTCGCGCCGCCTGAGACGATCACGGAGTTCGGCGAGACCGTGATCCGGGGCTAG
- a CDS encoding NAD(P)/FAD-dependent oxidoreductase — protein MSTIEADYLVVGAGAMGMAFVDTLLTDTTDTQATVVLVDEGHQPGGHWLSTYPFVRLHQPSAYYGVNSRPFGDDVIDSGGWNEGFYELASGSEVCAYYDQVMRHHLEPTGRLTYLPMTHYLGDHRLRTLDGAEHTVDVRRRVVDATYLKTTVPSMRPPPYAAAPDVEVVTPNDLPGRASHYDHFTIVGAGKTGMDACLWLLRNGIPPERVRWIMPRDSWLMNRATVQPAPRFLDEVRAAIVGRMQASFEATSVDDLFERLEANGSLMRIDTAVEPTMYHCAIVSERELEQLRRIGDVVRLGRVERIEPERLTLRDGTMPADPGSLYVDCTASGLSRPPSVPVFSDGKITLQSVRGCQQVFSSALIAHVEANYDTDDERNALCVPVPHPDEPADWLRITMSDNDAQSRWLRDADLAAWLESARLNILRGMFADLPTDEETRAKAVDAIAATLTACNEKLAGLSSETGP, from the coding sequence GTGAGCACCATCGAAGCCGACTACCTCGTCGTGGGAGCAGGCGCCATGGGCATGGCGTTCGTCGACACGCTCCTCACCGACACCACCGACACGCAGGCCACGGTCGTCCTCGTCGACGAGGGCCACCAGCCCGGCGGCCACTGGCTGTCGACCTACCCGTTCGTCCGGCTGCACCAGCCGTCGGCCTACTACGGCGTGAACTCCCGTCCGTTCGGCGACGACGTCATCGACTCCGGCGGGTGGAACGAGGGCTTCTACGAACTCGCCAGCGGCAGCGAGGTGTGCGCCTACTACGACCAGGTGATGCGCCACCACCTCGAGCCCACCGGCCGGCTGACCTACCTGCCGATGACGCACTACCTCGGCGACCACCGCCTCCGCACGCTCGACGGCGCCGAGCACACCGTCGACGTCCGACGTCGCGTCGTCGACGCCACCTACCTGAAGACCACGGTCCCGTCGATGCGTCCCCCGCCGTACGCGGCGGCCCCCGACGTCGAGGTCGTCACCCCCAACGACCTGCCCGGGCGGGCGTCGCACTACGACCACTTCACGATCGTCGGCGCGGGCAAGACCGGGATGGACGCGTGCCTGTGGTTGCTGCGCAACGGCATTCCACCCGAGCGGGTCCGCTGGATCATGCCGCGCGACTCCTGGCTGATGAACCGGGCGACGGTACAGCCTGCGCCGCGGTTCCTCGACGAGGTCCGGGCCGCGATCGTCGGCCGCATGCAAGCCTCCTTCGAGGCCACCTCCGTCGACGACCTCTTCGAACGCCTCGAGGCCAACGGCAGCCTGATGCGGATCGACACGGCGGTCGAGCCCACCATGTACCACTGCGCCATCGTGTCCGAGCGCGAGCTGGAGCAGCTGCGCCGCATCGGCGACGTGGTGCGGCTCGGCCGCGTGGAGCGGATCGAACCGGAACGGCTGACCCTGCGCGACGGCACCATGCCCGCCGACCCCGGCAGCCTCTACGTCGACTGCACGGCGTCGGGCCTGTCGCGGCCACCGTCGGTGCCGGTGTTCTCCGACGGGAAGATCACGCTGCAGAGCGTGCGCGGTTGCCAACAGGTGTTCAGCTCGGCGCTCATCGCACACGTCGAGGCGAACTACGACACCGACGACGAACGCAACGCGCTGTGCGTGCCGGTACCCCACCCCGACGAACCGGCGGACTGGCTGCGGATCACGATGTCCGACAACGACGCTCAGTCGCGTTGGCTGCGCGACGCCGACTTGGCGGCATGGCTGGAGTCGGCCCGGCTGAACATCCTGCGCGGGATGTTCGCCGACCTGCCGACCGATGAGGAAACACGCGCCAAGGCGGTGGATGCCATCGCGGCGACGCTCACCGCGTGCAACGAGAAGCTCGCCGGCCTGTCGAGCGAAACGGGGCCCTGA
- a CDS encoding hemophore-related protein: MRIATKALIASGGVAAALLGTAGMASAAPDTEAIVNTTCTYPQIIAAVNAQDPAVAQQITSDRQAVGVLQGFVAANPQQRRGLIAQAQMFPQLTQYTGLINNVAGTCNNF, encoded by the coding sequence ATGCGTATTGCAACCAAGGCTTTGATTGCATCGGGCGGCGTGGCCGCTGCGCTGTTGGGCACGGCCGGGATGGCCTCCGCGGCCCCCGACACCGAGGCCATCGTGAACACCACGTGCACGTACCCGCAGATCATCGCGGCCGTGAACGCACAGGATCCCGCCGTCGCGCAGCAGATCACCAGCGACCGGCAGGCCGTCGGCGTCCTGCAGGGCTTCGTTGCGGCGAACCCCCAGCAGCGTCGTGGGCTCATCGCGCAGGCGCAGATGTTCCCGCAGCTCACCCAGTACACCGGGCTGATCAACAACGTTGCGGGCACCTGCAACAACTTCTGA
- a CDS encoding phosphoketolase family protein, producing the protein MTTDTEREPTAWRTIDTAPLSDDTLAQVDGWWRAANYLSVGQIYLLSNPLLRTPLSRDDVKPRLLGHWGTTPGLNFIYAHLNRAIREREQPTMYVTGPGHGGPGLVANAYLDGTYSEVYSDVTADEEGMRRLFRQFSFPGGIPSHVAPETPGSIHEGGELGYALSHAYGAAFDNPDLLVAAVVGDGEAETGPLATSWHSNKFTHRVNDGVVLPILHLNGYKIANPTVLARIPEDDLRSLMIGYGYEPHFFTATEEAEHATAHREFAQLLDTVLDQIAEIKAWPEDDDRTPRWPMIVFRTPKGWTGPAYIDGKKSTGSWRAHQVPLSSARDTPEHLQVLNDWLGSYRADELFDADGKLDPMIAELAPPGGLRMSAISHANGGLLLRDLRLPDFRDYAVEVPAPGATIAESTRILGNWLTEVIRLNPDNFRIFGPDETASNRLQSVYEATDKQWNAEYESPEVDEHLARAGRVMEMLSEHQCQGWLEGYLLTGRHGLFNCYEAFIHIVDSMMNQHAKWLKVTNEIPWRRPIASLNYLLSSHVWRQDHNGFSHQDPGFIDHVINKKAEVVRVYLPPDANTLLSTYDHCLRSRQYVNVVVAGKQPSPNFLTMDEAVAHCTRGLGIWEWAGTEEAGENPDVVVATCGDIPTLEGLAAVDILRKQLPELKIRFVNVVDLMRLQDEKEHPHGLTNREFDMIFTRDRPVIFAYHGYPWLIHRLTYRRAVNENIHVRGYKEEGTTTTPFDMVMLNDLDRYHLVMDVIDRVPSLGSRYATLRQQMVDKRLAARQYTRAHGEDIPEVRDWAWPSSHDQSFAADAASTGGDNE; encoded by the coding sequence CTGACCACCGACACCGAGCGTGAACCGACGGCCTGGCGCACCATCGACACCGCACCGTTGAGCGACGACACCCTGGCCCAGGTGGACGGCTGGTGGCGCGCCGCCAACTACCTGTCCGTCGGGCAGATCTACCTGCTGAGCAATCCGCTGCTGCGCACACCGCTGTCACGCGACGACGTCAAACCCCGCCTGCTCGGGCACTGGGGCACCACGCCAGGGCTGAACTTCATCTACGCCCACCTCAACCGTGCGATCCGCGAGCGCGAGCAGCCCACCATGTACGTCACCGGCCCCGGCCACGGCGGTCCGGGACTGGTTGCCAACGCCTACCTCGACGGCACCTACTCCGAGGTGTACTCCGACGTCACCGCCGACGAGGAGGGCATGCGCCGACTGTTCCGGCAGTTCTCGTTCCCCGGTGGCATCCCGTCGCACGTCGCGCCCGAGACGCCCGGCTCGATCCACGAGGGCGGCGAACTCGGCTACGCGCTCTCCCACGCCTACGGCGCAGCCTTCGACAACCCCGACCTGCTCGTCGCGGCGGTCGTGGGTGACGGCGAGGCCGAGACCGGTCCGCTGGCCACCAGCTGGCACTCCAACAAGTTCACCCACCGCGTCAACGACGGTGTCGTCCTGCCGATCCTGCACCTCAACGGCTACAAGATCGCCAATCCGACTGTGCTGGCGCGCATTCCGGAGGACGACCTGCGCAGCCTGATGATCGGCTACGGCTACGAGCCGCACTTCTTCACCGCCACCGAGGAGGCCGAGCATGCGACCGCGCACCGCGAGTTCGCCCAGCTGCTCGACACCGTGCTCGACCAGATCGCGGAGATCAAGGCGTGGCCCGAGGACGACGACCGCACGCCTCGCTGGCCGATGATCGTCTTCCGCACCCCGAAGGGCTGGACCGGGCCCGCGTACATCGACGGCAAGAAGAGCACCGGGTCGTGGCGCGCCCACCAGGTGCCGCTGAGCAGCGCCCGCGACACCCCCGAACACCTGCAGGTGCTCAACGACTGGCTGGGGTCCTACCGTGCCGACGAATTGTTCGACGCCGACGGCAAACTCGACCCGATGATCGCCGAACTCGCCCCGCCCGGCGGCCTGCGCATGAGCGCCATCTCGCACGCCAACGGCGGACTGCTGCTGCGGGATCTACGGCTGCCCGACTTCCGCGACTACGCCGTCGAGGTGCCCGCACCGGGCGCCACGATCGCCGAATCCACTCGAATCCTCGGCAACTGGCTCACCGAGGTAATCCGGCTGAACCCGGACAACTTCCGCATCTTCGGCCCCGACGAGACCGCGTCGAACCGCCTGCAATCGGTGTACGAGGCGACCGACAAGCAGTGGAACGCCGAGTACGAAAGCCCCGAGGTCGACGAGCACCTGGCCCGCGCCGGACGGGTCATGGAGATGCTGTCCGAGCATCAGTGCCAGGGCTGGCTCGAGGGCTACCTGCTGACCGGCAGGCACGGCCTGTTCAACTGCTACGAGGCGTTCATCCACATCGTCGACTCGATGATGAACCAGCACGCCAAGTGGCTGAAGGTGACCAACGAGATTCCCTGGCGCCGGCCCATCGCCAGCCTGAACTACCTGCTCTCCAGCCATGTTTGGCGTCAGGACCACAACGGGTTCAGCCATCAGGACCCCGGTTTCATCGACCACGTCATCAACAAGAAGGCAGAGGTGGTGCGGGTCTACCTGCCGCCGGACGCCAACACCCTGCTTTCCACCTACGACCACTGCCTGCGCTCGCGCCAGTACGTCAACGTCGTGGTGGCCGGCAAGCAGCCCAGCCCCAACTTCCTCACGATGGACGAGGCCGTCGCGCACTGCACGCGGGGGCTCGGCATCTGGGAGTGGGCAGGCACCGAGGAGGCAGGTGAGAACCCCGACGTGGTGGTCGCCACGTGCGGTGACATACCCACCCTCGAAGGTCTGGCTGCCGTTGACATCCTGCGAAAGCAGTTGCCGGAGCTGAAGATCCGCTTCGTCAACGTCGTGGACCTGATGCGCCTGCAGGACGAGAAGGAACACCCGCACGGCCTGACCAACCGCGAGTTCGACATGATCTTCACCCGCGACCGGCCGGTCATCTTCGCCTACCACGGCTACCCGTGGCTGATCCACCGCCTGACCTACCGCCGCGCCGTGAACGAGAACATCCACGTCCGCGGCTACAAGGAGGAGGGCACCACGACGACGCCGTTCGACATGGTGATGCTCAACGACCTGGACCGCTACCACCTGGTGATGGACGTCATCGACCGCGTGCCGTCCCTGGGCTCGCGCTACGCCACGCTGCGCCAGCAGATGGTCGACAAGCGCCTGGCCGCACGCCAATACACCCGTGCCCACGGCGAGGACATCCCCGAGGTTCGGGACTGGGCGTGGCCGTCGTCGCACGACCAGTCCTTCGCGGCCGACGCCGCCTCGACGGGTGGGGACAACGAGTAG
- a CDS encoding alkaline phosphatase D family protein, whose product MPITPNRRSVLKAGAVFAALPVVGFTDRRRAGPLAGDPFTLGVASGEPAPDGVVLWTRLAPNPLAEDGFGGMPARAADVEWEVATDESFSAVVRRGVTTALPESAHSVHVELSGLRPGAEYFYRFRTSGHVSPPGRTRTSPEPGSLQPFRMCFASCSHYEQGWFTAYRHLADEQPDLVLHLGDYQYEYAAGRSTERVRDHVGPETVTLAGYRQRYAQYKTDPDLQAAHAAAPWLVVFDDHEVANNWADGVPDEPDPSFLGRRAAALRAYYENMPLRPSARPRGIDMALHRRVDWGALASFHMLDTRQYRTDQPCGDVYRSDCPERHSPAATLTGAEQERWLLDGFARSRARWDVLGQQVFFGEVDLVAGEGRGYNPDAWDGYTVNRDRIVAGIVGSPVRNAVVLTGDVHAHWAAEIRERAGDPSSRTVATELVTSSITSGGDGSDTRPDVEAVLPENPHIRYFSDRRGYVRTRITPDAIEADFRTVPFVSRPGAPIATGASFVIADRDPALHRTGA is encoded by the coding sequence GTGCCCATCACGCCGAACCGGCGCAGCGTGCTCAAGGCGGGTGCCGTGTTCGCCGCACTGCCCGTCGTCGGGTTCACCGATCGCCGGCGAGCCGGACCTCTGGCTGGCGACCCATTCACTCTGGGCGTCGCGTCCGGTGAACCCGCGCCCGACGGCGTAGTGCTGTGGACGCGGCTGGCGCCGAACCCGTTGGCCGAGGACGGCTTCGGCGGCATGCCCGCCCGCGCGGCGGACGTCGAATGGGAGGTGGCGACCGACGAGTCGTTCAGCGCAGTGGTGCGACGCGGTGTGACGACGGCCCTGCCCGAGTCGGCGCACAGCGTGCACGTCGAGCTGAGCGGGCTGCGGCCGGGCGCCGAGTACTTCTACCGGTTCCGCACGTCGGGCCACGTGTCTCCGCCCGGGCGCACCCGCACTTCCCCGGAACCGGGCTCGCTGCAGCCGTTCAGGATGTGCTTCGCGTCGTGTTCGCACTACGAGCAGGGCTGGTTCACGGCGTACCGCCACCTCGCCGACGAGCAGCCGGACCTCGTCCTGCATCTTGGGGATTACCAGTACGAGTACGCCGCCGGCCGCAGCACCGAGCGGGTGCGCGACCACGTCGGACCCGAGACGGTGACGCTGGCGGGCTACCGGCAGCGCTACGCCCAGTACAAGACGGACCCGGACTTGCAGGCGGCACACGCCGCCGCGCCGTGGCTGGTGGTGTTCGACGATCACGAGGTCGCCAACAACTGGGCCGACGGAGTGCCCGACGAGCCGGATCCCAGTTTCCTCGGCCGCCGCGCTGCAGCCCTTCGGGCGTACTACGAGAACATGCCGCTGCGACCGTCGGCGCGGCCCCGTGGCATCGACATGGCTCTGCACCGGCGGGTCGACTGGGGTGCGCTGGCGTCGTTCCACATGCTCGACACGAGGCAGTACCGCACGGATCAACCCTGCGGTGACGTCTATCGATCGGACTGCCCCGAACGGCATTCGCCCGCAGCCACTTTGACCGGCGCCGAGCAGGAGCGCTGGCTGCTCGACGGGTTCGCTCGCTCACGGGCGCGGTGGGACGTCCTCGGCCAGCAGGTGTTCTTCGGCGAGGTCGACCTGGTGGCAGGGGAGGGCCGCGGCTACAACCCCGACGCGTGGGACGGCTACACCGTCAATCGGGATCGCATCGTCGCGGGCATCGTCGGCTCGCCCGTGCGCAACGCCGTCGTGCTCACCGGCGACGTCCACGCGCACTGGGCCGCCGAGATCCGCGAGCGGGCGGGCGACCCGTCGTCGCGAACGGTGGCGACCGAACTGGTGACCAGCTCGATCACCTCGGGCGGCGACGGCTCGGACACCAGGCCCGACGTCGAGGCGGTGCTACCCGAGAACCCGCACATCCGGTACTTCTCGGATCGCCGCGGTTACGTGCGCACCCGAATCACGCCCGACGCGATCGAAGCCGACTTCCGCACGGTGCCCTTCGTGTCGCGGCCCGGTGCGCCGATCGCGACCGGCGCGTCGTTCGTGATCGCCGATCGCGACCCCGCCCTCCACCGAACTGGAGCGTAG
- a CDS encoding SEC-C domain-containing protein: protein MPARDLFQLKSALRTVDSAESVEVLAETVEPVSAPLARWLRGQSAEPPVVATALSAIVGVLLTIWILSEEPATPGRLDDVIDKALAGRLDEMPIPRRGACFCGSGKKYKSCHGRG from the coding sequence ATGCCGGCGCGCGACCTGTTCCAGCTCAAATCGGCCCTGCGCACCGTCGACTCCGCCGAGTCGGTCGAGGTCCTGGCGGAGACCGTCGAACCGGTGTCCGCCCCACTCGCGAGGTGGCTTCGCGGGCAGTCCGCTGAGCCGCCGGTGGTCGCCACCGCTCTCTCCGCCATCGTCGGTGTGCTGCTGACGATCTGGATCCTGTCCGAGGAACCCGCCACACCGGGCAGGCTCGACGACGTCATCGACAAGGCCCTCGCCGGTCGGCTCGACGAGATGCCGATACCGCGGCGCGGTGCATGCTTCTGCGGGAGCGGCAAGAAGTACAAGAGCTGCCACGGACGCGGGTAG